The Muntiacus reevesi chromosome 7, mMunRee1.1, whole genome shotgun sequence genome includes a region encoding these proteins:
- the SRP14 gene encoding signal recognition particle 14 kDa protein, with product MVLLESEQFLTELTRLFQKCRLSGSVFITLKKYDGRTKPIPRKGSVEGFEPSDNKCLLRATDGKKKISTVVSSKEVNKFQMAYSNLLRANMDGLKKRDKKSKSKKSKAAQ from the exons ATGGTGCTGCTGGAGAGTGAACAG TTCCTGACGGAGCTGACTAGGCTCTTCCAGAAGTGCCGGTTGTCGGGCAGCGTGTTCATCACCCTGAAGAAGT ATGATGGCCGAACTAAACCCATTCCAAGGAAGGGTTCTGTGGAGGGCTTTGAGCCCTCAGACAACAAATGTCTGTTAAGAGCTACTGATGGGAAAAAGAAGATCAGCACTGTG GTGAGCTCCAAAGAAGTGAATAAGTTTCAGATG GCTTATTCAAACCTATTGCGAGCTAACATGGATGGGCTGAAGAAGAGGGACAAAAAGAGCAAGAGTAAGAAGAGCAAAGCAGCACAGTGA